The DNA segment GCGAAAAGATTGAGACTGAACGTGAAATCGATCGACTGATGCGGCTTCTTGCAATCTTGAAGTCGAATGGCACCAACTCGGACTCTGATTGAGTTTCAATGATTTGAGAAACTTGAGGTGTTGCGGTTTATTTTCAATTCGATCGAATTGAGATCGACGGCCAATGCGCCCAACCCACACGCATTGTTCGCTGCGACGATCGATGCTAGGTGCGAACTGCGGCGGACGGAAAAGCCTTTCGCGATTCCGTAGAGAAATGCGCCGTGGAAGGTATCACCGCATCCGGTTGTGTCGACCACTCGATCAACGTTCACCGCCGGTTCATGCCAACGACCATTATTGCGACAGACAAACCAACTGCCGCGATCACCTGCGGTAACGCCGACGATGCGAGCATCGAAATCAGCAGCAAGCTGTTCCGCCAGCGTTGCCGGATCTGAGTTGCCGTGGACGTCATCTCCATTCACGTGCGCGGCGGCGAAGTGTTCCGATACGATCAAAATGTCGCTTGCCCGGACCAGCGGCAGCACTTCATCGCGATAGCGATGGGCGCCGCCATCGAACGAGACCAGCGTGTCGCTGCGTTTGGCAATCTCGATGGCTCGCAGACACGTTTCGACGTGACGCCCGTTGCAGTGAAGGATTTTGGCGTTGGCAACGGCGGCGGCCAATTCGTCGTTCCATGACAAGGGGATGTCGCTGCCGGGTGAAAAGACGATCGTTCGTGATCCCGAGTTTTGCCGAACCCAGACGGTCGCGACCGAAGCCGATTGCTCTTTGACGACTTCGATGTGATCGACATTCACCCCCGCAGATTTCAGTTCCGCCAGGATCGTTTGCGAGGCGACATCGTTGCCAAGCCGATCGGCAAACGACACTTGGCCGCCCATCATCGCCGCTGTTGCGGTGGCAACTGCGACGCCACCGCCCAAGCTGATTCGTCGGTCCTTGGCGCGGACGACTGATTCATCGGTCGGCAGTTCGTCGACCACCATCAACACATCCAAAACGGAAACGCCGATGCCGAGAATTTCGATCGATTTGGAGGGTGAATTCATCAACAGAACATACCAAAACGGCTGTCTCAGTTCACACTTTGCCGCACGACTGCTTCGCTATCTTCGATGAAGAAGTCGTCAAAGTCGGCGGACTTCTCGGCCGTTCCTTCTAAGTCGTATTCGTCCGACACGAGGGTCCCGATGTACGCCTGGATCCGGTTGGCCCCGTCGGGCGTCGCGTGGTGCGTGGCGATCTCGCTGGCAAAGTTGATCAAGTCGTACACGCGAGCCTTGCTGGGCAGGATGCGTTGGCGTTTGTCGCTTAACGCTTCGATATTCGACAGCCCGTACAGTTCGCTTAGGTTGCCTGCGATCCCTCGCAAGCGTCCAAGCACACCTTCGCACAAAAGTTGTTTCTCGCGTTTGGCTTTTTCGAGAGTCGTCGCCAGCGTGAGGCATTCGTGGACCGAAGCCCACGAACTTTGGCTTGATTCGAATCGTTGACGCAGGGCGACGTAGCCATCGCCGTTATCGAACGATTCGATCGCACGTGAAATGCAGTGATCCATGTGTTTGCCGACCGGCACGTCGCTGCGAAAGGCACGGGCGTAACCGATCATGCCGTTGCTGCATACCATTCGCATCATCGACAAGAACAACCGAGGGTGCCCGTAACCGTCGATGGGTGTTTCCAAACAGAAACGATCACGAAACTGATCGCCGCCGATTGCGAATTGGCGTGAACCGCCGCGTGGGGCATGCGTGCTGAGGACGAGGCCGTTGTGATAACGCACGTCGGACCCGCCGTATCGCGTGATCAGGTCAACCACTTCATCGTGACGGATGACAGGTTTTTTGGGGCTGGTTACTGCCAACAGATCGCGTTTCGTGCGGCCATCGGTGTCGGTGTGATTGGCGATGCAGAAACGAAACGCCGTGTCAGCGTTGACTTCCTCAATGCGGTTGAAGACTTCGGCAGGCGTGAAGTAGCGAAATACATTTTCGGCGATTCCGAACCGGCTGAAGAACGATCGCCAGAATCGCCGTGTCGCCACAACGGGCTGACCATCGATCCGCAGATCCTTTAGCGACACCTTACCGGCTTCGGTCGGCTGCACTCGATCGACCTGTAAGTCGGCGACCGTGGCGATTCCGTAGCTGAAACGTGGCTTGTCGGTTGCTTTTTCTGTTTCGGTGGTTGTCGTAGTCATGCGAATGGTTCCCTAAATTCGGTGGGTTGGTCGTTTGGACTGGTAGCGTTGTGTTGATGATTCGTTGATGTTCATTCGGCCTGCGATAGCCAAGCCATTCGATTTCGCGAACGGTGCATTGAAATCAGAGGTGGCAACTTCACATCTGCCTTGGCGACTCGGCGGCGCGCCGTCATCGCCATTTGGTCCAAGCGAGCGTTGGCACGGATGCTCCGCCAACCATCCTCGCTCCACAGATATTGTTCCTGAGGCATCGCTGTTCGCATCATCGGATGCTTGGTGAGCCGGCACTGAACGACTTGCTTGTGAGGAACGCGATGCGATGTGCGAAGCACGCGTCCGGCCATTTGAATCGTAGGTCCTTTGCCACTC comes from the Rubripirellula reticaptiva genome and includes:
- a CDS encoding DUF932 domain-containing protein, translating into MTTTTTETEKATDKPRFSYGIATVADLQVDRVQPTEAGKVSLKDLRIDGQPVVATRRFWRSFFSRFGIAENVFRYFTPAEVFNRIEEVNADTAFRFCIANHTDTDGRTKRDLLAVTSPKKPVIRHDEVVDLITRYGGSDVRYHNGLVLSTHAPRGGSRQFAIGGDQFRDRFCLETPIDGYGHPRLFLSMMRMVCSNGMIGYARAFRSDVPVGKHMDHCISRAIESFDNGDGYVALRQRFESSQSSWASVHECLTLATTLEKAKREKQLLCEGVLGRLRGIAGNLSELYGLSNIEALSDKRQRILPSKARVYDLINFASEIATHHATPDGANRIQAYIGTLVSDEYDLEGTAEKSADFDDFFIEDSEAVVRQSVN
- a CDS encoding carbohydrate kinase family protein, with amino-acid sequence MNSPSKSIEILGIGVSVLDVLMVVDELPTDESVVRAKDRRISLGGGVAVATATAAMMGGQVSFADRLGNDVASQTILAELKSAGVNVDHIEVVKEQSASVATVWVRQNSGSRTIVFSPGSDIPLSWNDELAAAVANAKILHCNGRHVETCLRAIEIAKRSDTLVSFDGGAHRYRDEVLPLVRASDILIVSEHFAAAHVNGDDVHGNSDPATLAEQLAADFDARIVGVTAGDRGSWFVCRNNGRWHEPAVNVDRVVDTTGCGDTFHGAFLYGIAKGFSVRRSSHLASIVAANNACGLGALAVDLNSIELKINRNTSSFSNH